A single window of Anomaloglossus baeobatrachus isolate aAnoBae1 chromosome 5, aAnoBae1.hap1, whole genome shotgun sequence DNA harbors:
- the LOC142312793 gene encoding uncharacterized protein LOC142312793 — protein MAPRVDTEKLITAVETHPPLWDTRVDGYHDRLTVDRHWNQVAEEVYPNNAWARCSPAKRAKYVDLVKRRWRSARDQYRREYNPIPSSSSQGRKRRYVYYQQISFLAPILEVTQTEDNLDDSDDQPTAGPSATATSASEQEPGREDSENPEIQQDAATESHEGGTESAQTNTQASSTQQTTTPATQSTQTNVLPRFAPQPLRARRIRRPEEMRSLPEIIDTRIIHIMNTLIPETDAERFCRSLSSSLTKIPSDRQERVRAAMLTLLSASQAEQEPVRVYEAIENWRTIMQQHTVPNTTDNQNTISTQTTMATVIVNNPVLQQSGQPSIASSTLFPTPIRQGYVATNTGALSTVQSATSQQPINYMNLQPTPSTSYFTQPTNIGGLPNLFPGSTYPQSFMMPHYPITTIKI, from the exons atggcaccacgggtggacacggagaaactgataacagctgtcgagactcacccaccattatgggatacacgtgttgatggttaccatgaccgactgacagttgaccgccattggaatcaagtagctgaggaagtgtaccccaataatgcatgggctagatgttcgcctgcaaagcgtgctaaatatg ttgacttggtgaaaaggcgttggcgttctgcacgtgatcagtaccgaagggagtacaaccctataccatcctcatccagccaaggccgcaaacgcagatatgtttattatcaacaaataagcttcctagcacccatcttagaagtaacaca aacggaggataatctagacgattcagatgatcaaccaacagctggtccctctgctacagccacctcagcatcagaacaagaacctggcagagaagacagtgaaaatccagagattcaacaagatgcagcaactgaatcacatgagggtgggacagagagtgcacaaaccaacacccaagcctcatcaacacaacaaacaaccacaccagctacacaatcaacacaaacaaatgtacttccacgttttgcaccacaacctctacgtgcaagaagaatccgcagacctgaggaaatgagatccttaccggaaataattgacacacgcattattcacataatgaacactctgattcctgaaacagatgccgagcgcttttgtcggtctttatcttctagcctaaccaaaattccatccgataggcaggaacgtgtacgtgctgctatgctgaccctactttcagctagtcaggcagaacaggaaccagtgagagtatatgaggccatagaaaattggcgtaccattatgcaacaacatacagtcccaaacacaacagacaatcaaaatacaatttcaacacaaacaacaatggcaactgtaatagtcaataatccagtattacaacaatctggtcaaccttcaattgcttcaagtacgttattcccaacaccaattagacaagggtatgttgcaaccaatactggtgccttaagcactgtacaaagtgcaacctcacagcaacccatcaactatatgaatttacaacccactccaagtactagttactttactcaacccacaaatattggtggtttacctaacttgtttcctggttcaacatacccacaatcattcatgatgcctcattatccaatcacaactat taagatttaa